In the genome of Stomoxys calcitrans chromosome 4, idStoCalc2.1, whole genome shotgun sequence, the window TCTGGGGAGaatatcgcaaaaaaaaaaaaaaatcatcagcgATGTTTATGACGCTTGGCGCCTGTTTCTTATCGGAATATGCGTTCCTTACAGGTTTTTTTTAGCCATAGtgaaatttgatttctttaattGACATTGTCCACCTAATGTCACGATTTTTGAAGCActgctctaaatttcagcaatttttttttaataaatgcggtttttatggggacgagaacttaaatcggaatatTGCTATATATGACAATAATATCCgaatgtaacctgatatagaccaAATTTGGGAAGAAAATAAAAGGGTCTAATACATCTCATTGTGCCACATTTCGGAAATCTGGACATCGGTATATGTGACAGATGTATCCATATATAGCCCGATGTTGATCAtattcggtacgaatgtcgagtggcctaacacaactctttgtgcCAAACTTCCGTGAAATCTTttaataaatacaccttttatgggcccaagaccttaaagctggagattggtatatttgacagctatatacaaatattgacCTATCTGGTccatattgaacagggatgttgagaggcctagCACATCTTACTGcttcaaaaatttcagcgaaatcggataatatatgcggTCTGTCCTTCGGTCTGTCCTTCGGTCTGTCCTTCGGTCTTTCCTTCGGTCTGTCCTTCGGTCTGTCCTTAGGTCTGTCCTTCGGTCTGTCAGTCGGTCTGTCTTTCGGTCTGTCTTTCGGTCTGTCTTTCGGTCTGTCTTTCGGTCTGTCTTTCGGTCTGTCTTTCGGTCTGTCTTTCGGTCTGTCAGTCGGTCTGTCCTTCGGTCTGTCCTTCGGTCTGTCCTTCGGTCTGTCCTTCGGTCTGTCCTTCGGTCTGTCCTTCGGTCTGTCCTTCGGTCTGTCCTTCGGTCTGTCCTTTGGTCTGTCCTTCGGTCTGTCTTTCGGTCTGTCCTTCGATCTGTCCTTCGGCCTGTCCATCGGTCTGTCCatcggtctgtccgtcggtctgtccttcGGTCTATCCGTACTTCCATCTATCCTTACGTCTGTACTACTTTTATCCTTCCGTTTGTCCTGCAATATGTCTTCGGGTCCGGTCTTTGGTATGTCCTTCGGTGTGTTATTCAGTCTGTCCTTCGGTCCGCTGTTTAGTTCACCCTTCAGATCACCATTCAGTCAGACCTTCGGTTTCTCTTgatggtctgtctgtccgtccattcgtaCGTTGTTCCAACCTTCCGATTATCTCTCGATCCGCCCTTCGGCTCGTGCTTCCGTCTGTGCTTACGTCTGTACATACAGCCGCCCTTCCGTTTGTCTTCGGTCTGGCCTTCGGTGTCCTATGGTCCACTTTTTGTTTGTGCTTCGGTCGGTACTTCTGCCTGCCCATCGGTCTGTCCTTCGGTCAGTTCCTTAGTTCACCCTTCAGATCACAATTCAGTCAGACCTTCGGTTTCTCTTgatggtctgtctgtccgtccatccatacgTTGTTCCACCCTTCCGATTATCTCTCGATCCGCCCTTCGGCTCGTGCTTCCGTCCGTACATACAGCCGCCCTTTTGTTTGTCTTCTGTCTGGCCTTCGGTGTGTCCTATGATCCACTTTTTGGTCTGTGCTTCGGTCTGTACTTCTGCCTGCCCATTGGTCTGCGCTTCGGTCTGTTCTTCTGCCTGTCCTTCGGTCTTTCCTTCGGTCTGTCCTTCGGTCTGTCCTTCGGTCTGTCCTTCGGTCTGTCTTTCGGTCTGCCCTTCTGCTTGTGTCCCTCTGTCCGCCCTTTGGTCCGTGCTTCCGTCTGTTCTTATGTCCTTAGTACTTCCGACCTCCCAATTGTCCTGTAATTTGTCTTCGGGTCCGGTCTTTGGTCTGTCCTTCAGTGTGTTCTTCAGTCTGTCCTTCGGTCCACTCTTTAGTTCACCCTTCAGATCACCATTCAGTCAGACCTTCGGTTTCTCTTgatggtctgtctgtccgtccatccgtacgtTGTTCCACCCTTCCGACTATCTCTCGATCCGCCCTTCGGGTCGTGCTTCCATCTGTGCTTACGTCCGCACGTACTGCCGCCCTTCCGTTGTCATATGGTCTACTTTTTGGTCTGCGCTTCGGTCTGTTCTTCTGCCTGCCCTTCGGTCTTTCCTTCGGTCTGTCCTTTGGTCTGTCTTTCGGTCTGTACTTCAGTCTGTTTTTCGGTCTGTTCTTTAGTTCACCCTCAGTCAGACCttcaatttctttttatggTCTGTCTGTCCTTACGTTTGCACGTACTTCCGCCATTCCCTTCATCCCTCTGTCAACCCTTCGATCTGTCTTCCCATCTGTCCTCCGGTCTGTCGTCTGGTCTCTTCTCTGGTCTCTTCTCTGGTTTATCCTCTGGTCTGTCCTCCGGTCTGTCCTCCGGTCTGTACGCCGGTCTGTTCTTCGGTCTGTCCTCTGGTCTGTCCTCTGATCCGCTCTTTGGTCTATCCTCTGGTCTGTCCTTCGGTCTGTCTTTCGGTCTGTCCTTTGGTCTGTCCTCCGGTCTGTCCTCCGGTCTGTCCTCCGGTCTGTCCTCCGGTCTGTCCTCCGGTCTGTCCTCCGGTCTGTCCTCCGGTCTGTCCTCCGGTCTGTCCTCCGGTCTGTCCTCCGGTCTGTCCTCCGGTCTGTCCTCCGGTCTGTCCTCCGGTCTGTCCTTCGATCCGCTCTTCGGTCTGTCCTCCGGTCTGTCCTTCGATCCGCTCTTCGGTCTGTCCTCCGATCCGCTTTTTGGTCTGTCCTTCGGTATGTTCTTCAGTCTGTCCTTCGATTCGCTCTTTAGTTCACCCTTCAGATCACCATTCAGTCATTCCTTTGGTTTCTCTTgatggtctgtctgtccgcccatccgtACCGTACCGTATTCCATACTTCCGCTTAGCTATCGGTCCGCCCTTCGGGCCGtgcttccgtctgtccttacgTCCGTACGTACTGCCGCCCTTCCGTTTGTCTTCGGTCTGCACTTCGGTCTGCCCTTTTGTCTGTCCTTCGGTTTGTCCTTCGGTCTGTCCTTCGGTCTGTCCTTCGGTCTGTCCTTCGGTCTGTCCTTCGGTCTGTCCTTCGGTCTGTCTTTCGGTCTGTCCTTCGGTCTGTCTTTCGTTGTCCCTCGGTCTGTACTTCAGTCTGTTTTTCGGTATGTTCTTTAATCCCCCCTTCAGTCAGACCTTCAGTTTCTTTTTAtggtctgtccttctgtctgttcaACGGCCTGTCCTTCGGTCTGTCTTTCGTTGTCCCTCGGTCTGTACTTCAGTCTGTTCTTTAGTCCCCCCTTCAGCACACCCCTCAGTCAGACCTTCAGTTTCTTTTTATGGTCTGTCTGTCCTTACGTTGGCACGTTCTTCCACCATTCCATTTATCCATCTGTCAACAATTCGGTCTGTCTTCAGTTCTGTCAACCCTTCGGTCTGTCCTCCGGTCTGTCCTCCGGTCTGTCCTCCGGTCTGTCCTCCGGTCTGTCTTCCGGTCTGTCCTCCGGTCTGTACTTCGTTCTGTCCTCCGGTCTGTCCACCGGTCTGTTCACCGGTCTTTCCACCGGTCTGTCCTCCGGTCTGTTCTACAGTCCGTCCTTCAGTCTGTCCTTCGGTGTGGTCTTCGGTCTGTTCTACGGTCCGCCTTTCAGTCCGATCTTCAGCTGCTTTTTAtggtccgtctgtcctttcgcCCTTCCGTTTGTCGCTCTGTCTACACTTTGGTCTGTCTTCTGATCCGCCCTTCAGTTCAGTCTTTCCTTCGATCCTCCCCTTGATTTGCCTTTCAGTCCAACCTTCGGTTCCTTTTTATGGTCCGTTTGTCCTTATGTTCGAATGTACTTCCGCCCTTCCGTTTGTAAGAGGCTTTCAGAGGCTAAACTAGAGAAGGGACGTGGAAGGAAATTATCAAAATAGGGCAGAATGCGTTCAACTCATGTCGCAGCTCGGGCTTGGAACGAGGACGGTACATTGAATGATTTCGGTGGTGGTTCGACCGATTATGACATCGGGCAGTGGACAATAGTGCTCTTCGCCGAATGACCGAGGAGTCAGTGGGTACTGTGGCGGTGCTGATCTCTGAAGCAAAGAAAAGTACCGTGAGAGGGGCTTCGAACTCAATGCATGATCTAAGGCTTTTCACTATTATGTTGGATGTGCTTCAATGAAGATTGCCGTGAGACTGAGAGAGTTTGTAACCTGCTGTTCCTCAAAAAATGTCCATTTTTCTGTTCTGCTGGGGAATGGGGCGATGCAGTGTGGTACGCGATGGGCTGTTTATCAGGAAAGTGTTTCCTTGATGACGGTTTGGAAATCGTCGCTTTCGGTTGGGTATAGCATCTTTCAGGCGGAAATCTTCGCAGTCCTGAAGGCCATGAGCGGTTGCCCGATGGGACTGTTACGATATACGCGTTCAGTTAGATGGTGCTGTAGGATATGGCATCGGCCATGTGAGTTCGAGACTGGTTGCAAGATGCAAGGGAGCTTCTTGCACCATGGGAGAGGCAATCAACCTCTGCTGGGTCTCGGGCCATCCTTAGGCAGCCGGTTTGAAAATCGCCGCTTTCGGTTGGGTTTAGCATCTTTTAGGGGGAAATCTAAGCTGTTCTGAAGGCCATGACCGTTTGCCCGATGGGACTATTATGATATACGTGTTTAGTCAGACGGTGCTGTAGCATCTGGCATCGGCCATGTGCGTTCGAGACTGGTTGGAAGATGCAAGGGAGCTTCGTGAACCATGGGCGAGGCAATCAACCTCTGTTGGGTCTAGAGCCATCAATAGGCAGAGGGGAAAAGGCCACCGATGAGCTGCAAGAAATTGATCGCAGTACTTCTCTGAGTTGTGGAGCGGCTTTTTTGTCACTGACACACAATTGCCAATAGTCTTACCGGCAATATGAGCATGACCGGGACCCAGCAAAGCCGGACTGCCTTCAGATGGGAATATGCTATTACCCAACTAAAAGCTTATCCTACATTTAGTCAAAATATGAGTGTAGCTACCACATAAAGATACCAAACCAGGGgcggaattttgtttttaatttagatCTATGGTTCCTTGgtcaaatttagaaaattttaacaatttgtcGTTGATTTTCATATCCGCTTTGTCGGTTAACAAATTGACTCACCTTAATGGGGAAGGTGGTCCGGTTCTGCTGGGTCCGGGCCAATCAATGAGTGGCGGGGAACGAGCTGACCGAAAAGTTGGCCAGAAATGGATCGCTGTTGAGCGCATATTGTGCTACAGAGTCGGTGAAGTGATGAAGAGAACTCGTTGAAGAGCACCTTTTGTGTCACTGCCCCACAACTGCGAGGAAAAGACGCAGGATAATGGATACTCAAGGCACTGGGTCTATTTCAGTGCCTTAATTACTTCCTGATCCTTTTTTAATGCCTGATTTGGCGGACCAGACACTGCTCTTGCTTATCTTGTGCGTTGGTTACCTCTTCCCTTCTTCTATCGTTTCTTCTATTTGTACTTCACTATGGTGTATCTTTATgaggttttcttattttttttctcttctactGTCAATAGAATGGATGTAAGATCTAAAAGTGAATCGGCTAGCAACCGAGGTTGCCTTACAATGTAACTTAACCCCAACCTTAGCATTTCATATTCTCTTCTTAAGCCGTAGTTTGACTCGCTGGGGAAGGTACCATCATAGATATCGCCTCACCTCACTGCTTCTGCTTTAATACGGTTTTGATAAGTTTTCAGAAATTAGATTCTTCCATCACTGCCATTTAAATAATTTGATATCTTCTCTTAACATTTCTTTGCCCACAAATGATTGTTGGTTGCCGAGACTGCCTCTCATTTCATGGTATTCATTTCTTCTTTAGAAATCATTGACTTCGTTTACAGCTTTGTTTTGTCTACTTTTCAACTTCTCAGGTCTCTTAGAGCATAGCTGGTGGTCatattttgttgattttcttCTCTTCcagttatcaaaaaaaaaaaaaaattgagcaatgacttggaGATGGTGCAGCCAGCTttcattgcaaatgggctacgATAGAAACACAGCATTGCCCTAGGCAATAACCTGAAGCCATAACAAGccaaaacatttttcttatgACTACATTTGGAGCTATTTTCCTAAAGttttaaagctttttttttctatttcgctTTTGCCAAGTCAGCTACAAGTGCATCAACAGAAATGGTtggcaaaatatttttgattgctTTCCCTGCATTTTGCTGGCTGGTTCTGCAAAAGTTATGAATTTCTAAGGACTCGATTGTTGTTGTGATGCCAACTCTTGCAGCAATACGTGACATTTCCCCAAGAAATGGCTTAAATTGTTATGATATAAATATTGGGAAATGGTTTCTGGTCTGCTTGTTTATCTGT includes:
- the LOC131997059 gene encoding uncharacterized protein LOC131997059, coding for MVEERANTEVQTEGQRKTDRRTDRKTDRRTDRRTDRRTDRRTDRRTDRRTNRRTDKRADRSADRRQTEGRQTDLRTDRRTDRRKDRRTDRRTDRRTDRIYYPISLKFLKQQVVRISLLVDGKWVAREGHGENKQLHLPKQVVRISLLVDGKWVAREGHGENKQLHLPKYNAISQRTRTKFNSIKAVYECEIVNTMRTQTHSPSTKQLQQQQQTK